A genomic window from Nematostella vectensis chromosome 9, jaNemVect1.1, whole genome shotgun sequence includes:
- the LOC125572426 gene encoding uncharacterized protein LOC125572426 — protein sequence MISKRQKCLSLFGKDSQQFRYWRNKVQVHIKDCKQRFYNAKVATLKQSNPGRWWREVKSLSGMSRNDNQWFNQLIDGTNIVTIQQLCENINTFFTGLTSEFAPLSTNDVDAISVTEIPDDLFVIPREATAALRSIKLRKALGPDGIPNKVWSLVAFELATVVAELYNSSLRQGRIPWLLKCAAVNPIPKERPASVIENHIRPISLT from the coding sequence ATGATTTCTAAGAGACAGAAATGCTTGTCGCTGTTCGGAAAAGATTCTCAGCAGTTCCGTTACTGGCGTAACAAAGTCCAAGTGCATATTAAGGACTGCAAACAAAGATTCTACAACGCCAAGGTCGCAACACTTAAACAGTCCAACCCTGGAAGGTGGTGGAGGGAGGTCAAGTCACTGTCAGGGATGTCTCGAAATGACAATCAATGGTTCAACCAGTTAATTGACGGGACTAACATTGTCACCATCCAACAGTTATGTGAAAATATTAACACCTTTTTCACAGGGCTTACGTCTGAGTTCGCCCCCTTGTCTACTAACGACGTCGACGCGATATCTGTCACTGAGATTCCCGACGATCTATTTGTTATCCCGCGGGAAGCTACTGCAGCACTACGTTCCATCAAGCTAAGGAAGGCTCTCGGCCCGGACGGGATCCCCAACAAGGTGTGGTCCCTAGTTGCTTTCGAACTTGCAACTGTTGTCGCCGAGTTGTATAACTCTTCCCTCCGTCAAGGTCGCATACCCTGGCTCTTGAAATGCGCAGCTGTCAACCCTATTCCTAAAGAGCGTCCTGCCTCAGTCATCGAAAACCATATTCGCCCAATCTCTTTGACCTGA